From a region of the Zingiber officinale cultivar Zhangliang chromosome 4B, Zo_v1.1, whole genome shotgun sequence genome:
- the LOC121975682 gene encoding single myb histone 6-like, whose product MGAPKQKWTAEEEAALKAGVVKHGAGKWCTILKDPEFSGVLCLRSNVDLKDKWRNLSVNANGWGSREKARASKRSRQTLKHDGSSKAVGAMYEDVDAELMESKSLATTSEKRIDNLILEAIADLKEPTGSNKTAIATYIEDQYWPPPEFAELLSDKLKELTATGRLIRVKRKYRIAPTSAFPRGKTSKFLNAEVRQTEPSGTTRDDLKPSSRFQVDTELARMRSMTAQQAAAVAAQAVAEAEAAMAEAEAAAREAEAAEAEAEAAQAFAEAVALTMKNKNTSNLIARA is encoded by the exons ATGGGTGCTCCCAAGCAAAAATGGACAGCAGAAGAGGAGGCGGCTCTCAAAGCTGGAGTTGTGAAGCATGGTGCTGGAAAATGGTGCACAATATTGAAAGATCCAGAATTTAGTGGTGTATTATGTTTGAGGTCAAATGTGGACCTGAAG GATAAGTGGCGTAACTTGAGTGTCAATGCAAATGGTTGGGGATCCCGAGAGAAGGCTAGAGCCTCTAAAAGGAGCCGACAAACTCTCAAACACGATGGTAGCTCAAAGGCTGTTGGTGCAATGTATGAAGATGTTGATGCCGAACTAATGGAAAGCAAGTCTCTTGCCACAACTAGTGAAAAGAG GATAGACAACCTGATATTGGAAGCCATAGCAGACCTGAAGGAGCCCACTGGATCTAACAAGACAGCTATTGCCACTTATATAGAG GACCAATATTGGCCTCCACCAGAATTTGCAGAACTCTTATCAGATAAGCTGAAGGAGTTGACTGCTACCGGGAGATTGATTAGG GTGAAGCGTAAGTATAGGATAGCACCAACTTCAGCTTTTCCAAGAGGAAAAACATCTAAATTTCTGAACGCAGAAGTTAGACAAACTGAGCCTTCAGGAACAACTAGGGATGATCTAAAACCTTCCTCAAGATTTCAAGTTGACACTGAATTAGCACGGATGCGAAGCATGACGGCACAGCAGGCTGCGGCCGTTGCTGCTCAAGCTGTCGCCGAGGCAGAAGCAGCCATGGCAGAGGCCGAAGCAGCAGCTAGGGAAGCAGAGGCTGCAGAGGCTGAAGCAGAAGCTGCTCAGGCTTTTGCCGAGGCAGTGGCATTAACTATGAAGAACAAAAACACCTCTAACCTG ATTGCCCGAGCTTGA